GGATATATTCCGTATCTTATCGTTTTGCAACAATTGTCTTGTTTGCGTCAGCGGCCTTTGGTCAGGCATGGAGTCCACAGGCAATCAAGATTAAGTCGGATCATCCGGAGATATATCGTTCAATATACTCCAACACACTTCTCTTTCTTCTTTATTTTATGTTGATTGTTGGAGGCGGGGTTGCCCTGTTTTCTGGTGAAATTATCTCTTTGTTGATGCCGGAAGAATATCTGCAAAGTGCTTTGCCCTTGGCTATTCTTTGCTTTGGTATAGTTTTGCAGGCAACTCAACAAATCACTGCAATTGGAATATCCTTGGAAAAGAAAACTGGCGTTCTCATGCAAATGGCTTGGCTGGCGGCCGGTGTAAACTTGATTGGAAATTGGCTGATGATTCCGCATTTGGGTGCTGTCGGTGCGGCATGGGCAACACTCATTGCATACGCTGTTCTAACAATTGGGTACTTTGTGCGATCTCAAAATCTGCATCCTATCCCTGTGAATTGGTTTAGACTGGGAGGGATATTATTCCTTGGTTGTTGTGTTCTGGTGGTGTCTCTGATTTTCCAAGTAAGCGAGATTAATATGTTGAACGTCGGAGAAAAATTATTTTTTGCGGCGATTTGTATTGTTCTTGGATGGTTGTTGTTACCCCTAAAAGAGATAAAAAATGTCGGTAAAGCCTAACGTTTTCATTACAGGTGCCAATGGTCTTGTTGGTCGTGTTCTTGTCGCAAGACTAAGTGAATATTGTAATGTGCATGCTGCAGTTCGTACAATACCTCAGATTCGTAAAGAGGGGGTTCAGTATCACCTTATTGATTTTGCCAAAGATTGGGACGACGGTGTTCTGCCTCCTGACTTGGATATTGTTTTTCATTTGGCCCAATCTGAAAATTTCAGGGATTTTCCTAATCAGGCAATCGATATTTTTAAGGTAAATATCGATTCAACTGCGCGGTTATTGGATTTTGCACAGAAAACGAATGTTAAGCGATTTGTGTATGCTTCATCAGGTGGGGTATATGGAGCAGGAAACCACGCGTTTCACGAAAACTCTCCGATAACGTCGCATGGAAAACTGGGCTACTATCTGGGGAGTAAGCTATGTAGTGAGGTTCTTGTCGAGAATTACTCTCCATATATGCTTGTAAATATTGCCAGGTTTTTCTTTGTTTATGGCGCAGAACAGAAACGCTCCATGCTTATTCCCCGTTTGGTCGATAGTGTAAAAGAGGGACGGCC
The window above is part of the Micavibrio aeruginosavorus ARL-13 genome. Proteins encoded here:
- a CDS encoding NAD-dependent epimerase/dehydratase family protein — its product is MSVKPNVFITGANGLVGRVLVARLSEYCNVHAAVRTIPQIRKEGVQYHLIDFAKDWDDGVLPPDLDIVFHLAQSENFRDFPNQAIDIFKVNIDSTARLLDFAQKTNVKRFVYASSGGVYGAGNHAFHENSPITSHGKLGYYLGSKLCSEVLVENYSPYMLVNIARFFFVYGAEQKRSMLIPRLVDSVKEGRPIQLQGKDGIFINPIHVSDAVRALEKMTGLNESATFNIAGSEIVSLREIADLVGAMINKTPVYQMVDGESQNIIANIELMKSDLCIPSVSLSNGLKDII